In the Sphingobacterium sp. PCS056 genome, GTATTGATTAAAGGTGGAATATTTTCTCCTAATGCCCTTATTTTACTATTCAAGAGTTTATAAGATTCTTTATAATCTAATCCGTCAAACATACCCTCATACTTAGAAAAATCATTTTCACAATTCAAACTCGGAATAGGTACAACTAAATTCTCTTTATCAGGAAAATGATACTCCATAAAATAAAGAAGCATACCTCGCGCCTCTTTATTATAGTGAGGGTACATCGTTACTTTTCCAAATAAGTATTTGATATCTGGATTGATCATCACTAAAGCGCCTAGACCATCCCAAAGATTATCCAATGAAAAAATTCCTTTACGGTTATCGATTGCAGGTTGAAATTTGGGTTGTACAAAAGATCGACCTAATTCGATCGTATAAGGTAAATAGTCACTTTTAAATCGTTCGGAAAATTGAAAATAATGTGCAGTAGATAAATTCGGAACACCATCTTTCATAGAGGCATTAGCACATTTAATAACACGATAACCTGCAACTACCTCCTCTTCTTCTGGATTCCATGCGATCAATTGATCATAGCAATCTTCACAAGTATCATTTTCGTCAATATCTATAGATAATCCAGTACCACCACCAGCACCTCTAAAAGTCAATTCTCTCAATCTTCCTATCTCACGCATCACATTGGGTGCGTTATGATAATTGATTAAGTATATTTCGTTATTTCCGTTGTTAGTGTAACGTATAAAAGCCTCTTTACCCAACTCAGCTTTTAACAACTCTCTATCAACTGGAGCAATAATTTCTTGCATAATTTTATTTTTCTTGAGACATTCCGTAAACCAATCGCTTAACCTCTTCAGCCCATTTTTTTTCGCCCTTAGATTGATCAAAATGTGTGTAAGATATTTTCTCGCCGATAACAATCGTCACAGTTTGGTTGCGTTGAGAAAACATTTCATCAGGTAGATAAAGCATTTCCAAATTTGCCTTTAAGCCAATCTTCTGTCTTAGCCTTGCAAAATTATAAAAAAAGTTAGAGTTTTTACCCTCAATATATACCGGTACGATATCTTTTTTATATTTCTTTGCCTTATTTATAAAACTTTTCTTCCATTCGAGATCCTCAATCCTTCCATCTGCTTGTTTTCTGGAGACCAGGCCTGCCGGAAATACCAGTAGCGCGGTATCAGAAGCATAAGCCTGTTCAATAGCAGCAATACCACTCTTCCCCTGTCCACCCAATTTATTCACAGGTATAAATAAGGGTTGTAGATTCCCTACATTCATTAATATATCATTGACCAGAAACTTGACATCTTTACGATACCGTCCGATAGCATGCATGAAAGCAATACCATCCAGACCTCCTAATGGATGATTAGAAGCAAAAATTACACTTTCATCAATCGGAATATTTTCTGCACCCTTTAACTCGACATGAACACCCAGGTCCTTTATTAGCGCATCTACGAAGTCTAAACCTTGCAAATTCGCAAAACGAGTCATGATATCATTGATATCATCCTCGTGGATAGTTCGCTCTAAATATTTTAATAAGAATGAAGGAATCCATTTTGCCAATTTTGGACTCTTCTTTCGAATTACTTCCCTAACTTCAATAAATTTCTGACTTGCAACCTCACCCATAAAAATTCCAGTACTATGATTTAACTACCTTACATATTCAAAATATAAATCGCACTTTTGTAAAAGTAGATAAAATTTGTACAATCCATTATCAATAATATATAAACTGTGCAAAGTTAAAGTAAAAATTTAATGACCTTTAATCTGATAAAGCTTTTTTATTAATAAAAATCGGATTGTTTAAACATTTTATTAAATTTAAGGTCAATAGTATACAGATAAACAACGGACATGTATATAGCGAACATCCCCCTATCACAAAACACGACCATAAAGCAAACTGACACGATCGCCTTTGCATTAGATCGAATGGAAGATTTCCAATTTCATTTACTACCAGTCGTAGATGGCGATAATTATTTGGGTTATATAACTCAAAATGATTTATTAAACGCCCTAGATGATCAATTCACTGTTGCTACGATCCATTTAAAAACAGATCCTATTTACGTCATGGCAAATCAGCACCCCTATGATGCAGTTCGCTTAATGACGGCATATCATATGGATACCTTGCCTGTTTTAGATGAACATAATAATTATAAAGGAATATTGACCTCGTTAGAACTAATCAAAACGATTTCAGTACTACAATCTCTCAATGACGTTGGAGCGATTATTGTTTTAGAAGTCGGAGCTCATGACTTTTCATTGTCTAAAATTGCTCATTTGGTTGAAGTCGAAAACTGTCAAATATTAAATTGTTCAACCCAAGCAATACTGGAGAATGCGACAATTCAAGTAACTATAAAGGTTAATCAATCCAATATAGCAAATTTACTTTCCTCTTTCGCACGACAAAACTATAAGGTTATGGCAAGTTTTAATACCCTACAAGAGTTTGATGACCTAGAAGATCGTTACAAACAATTAATGAATTACATCAATATTTAGCAATACGGTAGTTTTTTCTCATCTTTGGCAAACAAATACAATCATCACTGCTAGATAAAAAATACTGTACAATATGAGAGTGGCAATTTATGGTAGAGAATTTACTCCTTCAGTTATTCCCCATGTAAGACATTTACTAGAATATTTAATTGCGAAAGAAGTAGAAATATGGATTTATGATAGTTTTTATAATTTTCTAAAGAAACAATTTGATTGTACTAAAAACTTTTCTACGTACACTTCCAATGCAGATCTTCCTCTCGACACAGATTTTATGTTAAGTTTAGGAGGAGATGGAACTATGCTATCCGCAGTATCCCTAATTCACAACTCAGGCATACCCATCGCTGGTATCAATTTCGGAAGATTAGGATTTTTAGCTTCGATAAACAAAACAGATTTTGAAACATCCATTGATCAAATTCTTGTTAAAAATTATAAAATTCAAAAAAGAGCACTTTTAGCTGTTGAATCCCCAGATAAGGAATTATTTGGAGGAAATAGCAATTATGCTTTGAACGATATTACCGTATTTAGATACGATAGTTCTGCCATGATTACGATCAATGCCTACTTAAACGGAGAACTTTTAAATTCTTATTGGGCAGATGGACTCATTATTGCTACACCGACAGGCTCAACAGCCTATTCACTGAGTTGTGGAGGTCCTATAATTATGCCCGGAAGCGGCAATTTTGTAATCACTCCAATTTCTCCGCACAACTTAAATGTACGACCAGTAGTCATATCATCTGAATTTGAATTAGATTTAGAAATCGAAAGCCGTTCCGAAAAATATATATTGAGCTGTGACTCAAAAAATGAAACAGTACCAAGTAACGTTAGATTGAAAATCACAAAAGCACCTTTCTATATTAATTTAATTAGATTAGATGGAGAAAGCTATTTTGAGACCCTGAGAGAGAAATTACTTTGGGGATTAGACGTCAGAAATTATTGATATTAGCAATAATTTCTAATTCTCTATTCATCAAAAAGATTTATATTTACCACAAAATATTTTGAACAACTTATTCATTTAACTTACCCAGACCAAAGAGTTGTGCTACAAAGAGCAAATAATGCTCAATGCTGACTAGACGATTCTACATTTAATGAAAGGGTGGCTACTGAATATTCAAATCAAAAAGGACAGATATTTAGGTAGACAAGCTGAAATTGCTTATCAAAGTAATTTTCAATCATAGACATAAGTAGACTAATCAACATTCAATCATTACTACACAATAAAAGTTGTGGATAAAAGATAAAGCTAATGTTGATGAAAATTACGACTACACCTATGCAGGTATTAAATAGGTCGTATATTATAAATGTTTTTACCAATCGGGAGATAGGCAGAAGTAAAGAAATAGAACATGAGCACAATAGATCATATTGACAAAAATAAGCTTCCACAACATATTGCTATAATTATGGACGGCAATGGAAGATGGGCAAAGGAAAAAGGAAAACTGCGAATTTTTGGTCATCAAAATGGTGTCAAGGCTGTTAGAGAGGCGCTAGAAGCTACTATCCAAGTTGGAGTAAAACATCTTACTTTATATGCTTTCTCTACAGAAAATTGGAACAGACCTCGATTGGAAGTAATAGCGCTCATGGAACTATTGGTTTCTTCACTCAAAAAAGAAATCAAAACCTTTCAAAAAAACGGTGTCCGTCTCAATGCCATCGGAGATCTATCTAAACTTCCTAAAAATTGTCAAGAAAAATTACAGGAAACGATGGATATAACAGCACATAACACAAACTGTGTATTGACGCTGGCATTAAGCTATAGTTCACAAGAAGAGATCGTACAGGCTACAAAAAATATTGCAGAAAAAGTATTAAAAGGGGAACTAAACATCGAAGAGATTACCACTGAAGTATTTCAACAAAATCTTTATACATCCAATCTCCCAAATCCAGATTTGTTAATACGAACAAGCGGAGAATACAGAATTAGTAACTTCCTATTATGGCAGATTGCCTATGCCGAATTTTGTTTTCTAGATAAGATGTGGCCCGAATTTGAACAAGAAGACCTATTTAAGGCCATTCTTGATTATCAACAGCGTGAGAGAAGATTTGGAAAAACAAGTGAGCAGATCTAATCTTTATTAGTAACTTTGCTAACTGATTTTAAACCGTCATATTTTGCTGGTTCTTAAATTTTTCTTAATTAACAAAAATTAACAACTGATTGATGTACTTTAGCATCAATAAAAATTTATAAATGAAGCGCATACTTATTGTTATATTATTTTTAGCATGTACCCAACCACAATTCGCACAAGCTCAAGTGAATGGAACTGCTATAAACCTGAATGATCCCAACCAAATAAGTTATTTATCCCCTAAAGACTATATCATTGGTGGTGTGACAGTTTCAGGAACGCAGCATCTTGACAACAATGTATTAATTACAATATCCAAACTTGTTGTTGGTCAATACATTGAAGTTCCTAGTGAAGCTACATCCAATGTGGTAAAAGTGATGATGGCTCAAGGGCTTTTTGATGACGTACAATTATGGTCCGAAAAGATAGAAGGTGAAACCATTTTTCTAAATATTCGTGTTGTTGAAAGACCACGTTTAACACGAATAGACATTAAAGGTTTGAGTAAAAGCCAAACAGAAGAAGTTCGTAAAAGATTAAATGATAATGCCGGTAAAGTGGTCAATGAAAATCTGATCAATACCACGCGTAACACCATCCAACGCTTCTTAAGAGAGAAAGCTTATTTATATCCAGAAATTAAGATCAGCACAGAAAAAGATAGTGCTCAGGCTAATAATGAGATTTTAATTGCAGATGTTGACCGTAAGAATAAAGTACGTGTCAAAAAGATAACATTTACAGGCAATAAAGAATTTACACAGAAACAGCTTCGAAAAAATTTAAAAGGAGTTAAGCAAAAAGCATGGTTCCGTATTTTTGGTCCCGGAAAATTCAAAGAAGAAAAATATAAAGAAGCAAAAGAAACTTTAGTATCTAAAATGCAAAATAAGGGTTTCCGCGATGCAGAAATCATACAAGACTCCGTCATTAAAGTTGACGATAAAAATGTCTTGGTCAATATTGATGTGTATGAAGGACCTAAATATTATGTAGGTAATATCAAATGGTCAGGAAATGCGAAATATACAGACACTGTCTTAAATCGGATTTTAGGAATACGTAAAGGTGATATTTTCAGTGAAGAGAAACTAAATACTAAATTATTGGGCGGTGGTAGAAATAGTGATGATATCTCTTCATTATATATGAATGATGGCTACTTGACATTCTCGATCGATCCAGAACAAACACGTATATACAACGATACAATTGATCTCAATTTACGTGTATATGAAGGTGCACAGTATACGATTAATAACGTATTAATAAAAGGAAATGATGTGACCAATGATCGTGTCGTATTAAGGTCCATTCGTACCAAGCCAGGTCAAAAGTTTTCAAAAGAGGCTATTATGACTTCTGTACGAGAAATCGCACAATTGGGTAATTTTGATGAGCAAAAGACTAATCCTGTTCCTACAAATCTAAATCATGCTGAAGGAACGGTCGATATTTTATATAATGTAGCTGAAAAGCCTTCAGATCAAGTGGAGTTATCAGGAGGTTATGGTGCAGGACAGATTATCGGTACTTTAGGATTGACCTTCAATAACTTCTCTACAAGTAATCTTTTCAACAAAAGCTCTTGGAAACCATTGCCACGTGGTGACGGACAAAAATTAAGTATTCGTGGACAGACATCAGGTAAACGTTACCAGTCCTATAGTTTCTCTTTCACCGAGCCATGGTTAGGTGGTAAAAAACCAATCTATTTTGGTTTAAGCGCCTATACGTCTAGTTCTTCATATGGAGGTTTTAATTATTATACTGGGGAGCAAACGGTAAAAGATTCGGAACTTAATAGGATATGGATGACGGGTGTAACCGCAACCTTAGGTAAGCGTTTACAATGGCCAGATAACTGGTTCCAAGCCAACACTTCCCTATCGTTTCAACGTTATAAATTGCAGAATTATGCCAACTATTTCTTATTTGACAATGGTACAGCATATAATATTAACTTAACACAAGAATTCAGCCGTAATACAATTGATGCGCCGATCTATCCAACTTCAGGATCTAACCTTAAGTTCTCTGTTCAAGTTACGCCACCATACTCGCTGTTTAATAATATCAATTATGAAACAGCAGAAAATAATGTGAAATACAAATGGACAGAATACCATAAGTGGAAATTTGATTCACAATGGTATGCAAAGATTGCTGGTAAATTGGTATTCAAAGCACAGGCACAATTTGGTTTCTTAGGTAGTTATTCTAATAAAACAGGAATTTCTACATTTGAACGCTTCAAAGTCGGTGGTGATGGTATGCAAGGTTTTGACTTCTTACAAGGATCTGAGATCATCGCAATGCGTGGATATGCCAATGGTGTTGTTATTCCAGAAGGAACTCAGAATGTTAACATTGCAAGAAATTCAGGAAGTCCAATTTATACCAAATATCAAATGGAATTGAGACATCCTGTAATGTTAAATGAACAAGCAACAGTTTTCGTATTAGCATTTGCTGAAGCAGGTAATACTTGGAATAAATTCTCAGAATATAATCCATTCAAAGTAAGACGCTC is a window encoding:
- a CDS encoding GNAT family N-acetyltransferase produces the protein MQEIIAPVDRELLKAELGKEAFIRYTNNGNNEIYLINYHNAPNVMREIGRLRELTFRGAGGGTGLSIDIDENDTCEDCYDQLIAWNPEEEEVVAGYRVIKCANASMKDGVPNLSTAHYFQFSERFKSDYLPYTIELGRSFVQPKFQPAIDNRKGIFSLDNLWDGLGALVMINPDIKYLFGKVTMYPHYNKEARGMLLYFMEYHFPDKENLVVPIPSLNCENDFSKYEGMFDGLDYKESYKLLNSKIRALGENIPPLINTYMNLSPTMKSFGTAINDEFGEVEETGILITIADVYPVKKERHMNTFERDREYGNKKSKRG
- a CDS encoding 1-acyl-sn-glycerol-3-phosphate acyltransferase, which gives rise to MGEVASQKFIEVREVIRKKSPKLAKWIPSFLLKYLERTIHEDDINDIMTRFANLQGLDFVDALIKDLGVHVELKGAENIPIDESVIFASNHPLGGLDGIAFMHAIGRYRKDVKFLVNDILMNVGNLQPLFIPVNKLGGQGKSGIAAIEQAYASDTALLVFPAGLVSRKQADGRIEDLEWKKSFINKAKKYKKDIVPVYIEGKNSNFFYNFARLRQKIGLKANLEMLYLPDEMFSQRNQTVTIVIGEKISYTHFDQSKGEKKWAEEVKRLVYGMSQEK
- a CDS encoding CBS domain-containing protein, with protein sequence MYIANIPLSQNTTIKQTDTIAFALDRMEDFQFHLLPVVDGDNYLGYITQNDLLNALDDQFTVATIHLKTDPIYVMANQHPYDAVRLMTAYHMDTLPVLDEHNNYKGILTSLELIKTISVLQSLNDVGAIIVLEVGAHDFSLSKIAHLVEVENCQILNCSTQAILENATIQVTIKVNQSNIANLLSSFARQNYKVMASFNTLQEFDDLEDRYKQLMNYINI
- a CDS encoding NAD kinase — protein: MRVAIYGREFTPSVIPHVRHLLEYLIAKEVEIWIYDSFYNFLKKQFDCTKNFSTYTSNADLPLDTDFMLSLGGDGTMLSAVSLIHNSGIPIAGINFGRLGFLASINKTDFETSIDQILVKNYKIQKRALLAVESPDKELFGGNSNYALNDITVFRYDSSAMITINAYLNGELLNSYWADGLIIATPTGSTAYSLSCGGPIIMPGSGNFVITPISPHNLNVRPVVISSEFELDLEIESRSEKYILSCDSKNETVPSNVRLKITKAPFYINLIRLDGESYFETLREKLLWGLDVRNY
- a CDS encoding isoprenyl transferase, with the translated sequence MSTIDHIDKNKLPQHIAIIMDGNGRWAKEKGKLRIFGHQNGVKAVREALEATIQVGVKHLTLYAFSTENWNRPRLEVIALMELLVSSLKKEIKTFQKNGVRLNAIGDLSKLPKNCQEKLQETMDITAHNTNCVLTLALSYSSQEEIVQATKNIAEKVLKGELNIEEITTEVFQQNLYTSNLPNPDLLIRTSGEYRISNFLLWQIAYAEFCFLDKMWPEFEQEDLFKAILDYQQRERRFGKTSEQI
- the bamA gene encoding outer membrane protein assembly factor BamA, coding for MKRILIVILFLACTQPQFAQAQVNGTAINLNDPNQISYLSPKDYIIGGVTVSGTQHLDNNVLITISKLVVGQYIEVPSEATSNVVKVMMAQGLFDDVQLWSEKIEGETIFLNIRVVERPRLTRIDIKGLSKSQTEEVRKRLNDNAGKVVNENLINTTRNTIQRFLREKAYLYPEIKISTEKDSAQANNEILIADVDRKNKVRVKKITFTGNKEFTQKQLRKNLKGVKQKAWFRIFGPGKFKEEKYKEAKETLVSKMQNKGFRDAEIIQDSVIKVDDKNVLVNIDVYEGPKYYVGNIKWSGNAKYTDTVLNRILGIRKGDIFSEEKLNTKLLGGGRNSDDISSLYMNDGYLTFSIDPEQTRIYNDTIDLNLRVYEGAQYTINNVLIKGNDVTNDRVVLRSIRTKPGQKFSKEAIMTSVREIAQLGNFDEQKTNPVPTNLNHAEGTVDILYNVAEKPSDQVELSGGYGAGQIIGTLGLTFNNFSTSNLFNKSSWKPLPRGDGQKLSIRGQTSGKRYQSYSFSFTEPWLGGKKPIYFGLSAYTSSSSYGGFNYYTGEQTVKDSELNRIWMTGVTATLGKRLQWPDNWFQANTSLSFQRYKLQNYANYFLFDNGTAYNINLTQEFSRNTIDAPIYPTSGSNLKFSVQVTPPYSLFNNINYETAENNVKYKWTEYHKWKFDSQWYAKIAGKLVFKAQAQFGFLGSYSNKTGISTFERFKVGGDGMQGFDFLQGSEIIAMRGYANGVVIPEGTQNVNIARNSGSPIYTKYQMELRHPVMLNEQATVFVLAFAEAGNTWNKFSEYNPFKVRRSAGVGARIFLPIFGMLGIDYGHAFDPIPGLPSSTWKQNFTFSIMQNMGGF